A DNA window from Helianthus annuus cultivar XRQ/B chromosome 15, HanXRQr2.0-SUNRISE, whole genome shotgun sequence contains the following coding sequences:
- the LOC110912610 gene encoding F-box protein SKIP2 — protein MGQSPSSHAPPPAGVSNYRPVTPPPSSSAATSEIHSRKHSQEESDELSDSIIDYSSEIPDDCLALIFQFVTSGDRKRCSLVSKRWLLVEGQSRHRLTLNAQSELLPIIPSLFSRYDSVTKLSLRCDRRSVSLNDAGLIQISLRCRNLTRVKLRGCREITELGMAALGNTCKNLKKFSCGSCNFGAKGLNAFLDNCSSLEELSVKRLRGIDDGGAPEPIGPGASDGSLRSIVLKELYNGQLFGPLICGAKKLKTLKLIRCLGDWDRILETISDYDSSDSSLVEVHLERVQVSDIGLSALSKCANLEILHMIKTPDCTNTGVMEVAERCKLLRKVHIDGWKTNRIGNEGLIAIAKHSVNLQELVLIGINPSSVSLEAIAMNCKKLERLALCGSETIADSEISCIASKCVALKKLCIKRCPVSDEGIEAFAFGCPNLVKIKVKKCRNVTGEVGDWLRSKRGSLVVNLDVCAAEVENVDAQEEPVEFSATMNQESLATSASGRGSIFRTRFGVLGGRGFVTSTFRRWSVGNSSSNGNL, from the coding sequence ATGGGCCAATCCCCCTCCTCCCACGCGCCGCCGCCTGCCGGTGTATCCAACTACCGTCCGGTCACTCCTCCACCGTCTTCCTCCGCCGCCACGTCAGAAATTCATTCTCGTAAACACTCGCAAGAGGAATCTGATGAGTTATCCGATTCAATAATCGATTATTCTTCTGAAATTCCTGACGATTGTTTAGCCCTAATTTTCCAGTTCGTAACTTCCGGCGACCGGAAACGCTGCTCGCTTGTATCCAAACGGTGGCTACTGGTCGAAGGTCAAAGCCGCCACCGTCTCACACTCAACGCACAATCGGAACTCCTTCCGATCATTCCGTCACTGTTTTCACGGTACGATTCTGTAACAAAACTCTCTTTACGTTGCGACCGTAGATCCGTTAGCTTAAACGACGCCGGATTGATTCAGATCTCTCTCCGGTGCCGGAACCTCACGCGCGTTAAACTACGCGGCTGCCGAGAAATCACCGAGTTAGGTATGGCAGCGTTAGGTAATACCTGTAAAAATTTGAAGAAATTCTCATGTGGATCTTGTAATTTTGGCGCCAAAGGATTAAACGCGTTTTTAGATAATTGTTCTTCACTTGAGGAACTATCGGTTAAGCGTTTACGTGGTATAGATGATGGTGGAGCACCGGAGCCGATCGGTCCCGGTGCAAGTGATGGCTCACTCAGATCTATAGTTCTTAAGGAGCTTTATAACGGTCAGTTGTTTGGACCGTTGATTTGCGGTGCGAAGAAGCTGAAAACGTTGAAGTTGATTCGGTGTTTAGGCGATTGGGATAGGATATTGGAGACGATAAGCGATTATGATAGTTCAGATAGTTCATTAGTTGAAGTTCATTTGGAGAGAGTTCAGGTGAGTGATATAGGTCTTTCGGCGTTATCTAAGTGTGCAAATTTGGAGATTTTGCATATGATTAAGACTCCGGATTGTACTAATACCGGTGTTATGGAAGTGGCTGAGCGTTGTAAGTTGTTGAGAAAGGTTCATATTGATGGGTGGAAGACGAATAGGATCGGAAATGAGGGTTTAATCGCAATTGCGAAGCATAGTGTAAACCTGCAAGAGCTGGTTTTGATTGGAATTAACCCTAGCTCGGTTAGCTTAGAAGCTATCGCGATGAATTGTAAGAAACTGGAAAGATTGGCCCTGTGTGGAAGTGAGACAATAGCGGATAGTGAGATTTCTTGTATCGCGTCGAAATGTGTTGCGTTGAAGAAGTTGTGTATTAAAAGGTGTCCTGTTTCGGATGAAGGGATCGAGGCATTTGCTTTTGGTTGCCCGAATTTGGTTAAGATTAAGGTGAAGAAATGTAGGAATGTGACGGGAGAAGTTGGGGACTGGCTAAGATCTAAGAGGGGATCTTTGGTTGTTAATTTGGATGTCTGTGCAGCTGAAGTTGAAAATGTGGATGCACAAGAGGAGCCAGTGGAATTTTCGGCTACAATGAACCAGGAGTCTCTGGCTACTAGCGCTAGTGGCCGAGGATCCATTTTCAGGACACGGTTTGGGGTTTTGGGAGGTAGGGGTTTTGTGACTAGCACTTTCAGGAGATGGTCAGTTGGTAACAGCAGCTCCAATGGTAACTTATGA